CCctaatcaacctttgaaggccctcggaagcaaggaagTTGGCCTACAAAATGAGAAAAACAAACTCAGGATGTATTTATGTAAAATAGTAGAACAACAAAAGAAGTAAAGAATATACTGTTGCGGCGTTAtgcatggcgttgttcaacaagTACTCTCCCGAGAGAGCCAAAACCTTTTCCCAATCCTTctttgaagccaaaggcttcagttAATTAGCAAGCGCCACCGGCCGGGATAGAAAGTTTTATCTAGTGGAGACCGAAAGAGTTACATTCCTCCTCGTTTGCGGATCTCCAGAGGGAGCAGcgtaattttgccccaaattcccataaactggggactggggaagaATAACACTTCCTTTATGATCAAGTGTGGCCGGTGGAGGTGATGTGGCAGCTACTGGTGGAAGAATAGATGCAGATGAAAATGATGTAGCTGTTGTTGGTGTTGGCGAAGGGGGAGATAAAGCTGATGGaattgaagagtgagaagcagctgcatcaaatacAGTGTTGGTTGTTGGATTCTCGACAACCAAAGACGGTAAGAACCCGGTACTCAGTCCTGCAGCACCGGGCACAACAACTGGGGCCCGAAGACAAAAGttggcattatctaccaaatcaaactctccccaaagtgtcGAAACATCGTCCGTGGTTAGTGTAATTATCTCAACAGGTCGAGTATCTTGTTGAGATGATGAAGAttgtcgtcttctatgtagagaagctccctcatcattAGCTTCTTCACTATCGTCGATCATTACGGTGTCTACGACCGGCCCCGAAGGAGGGCCAGTCATCATcacttccggagatgactcgggggcagcAGTTTtcaccctcttattcttttccccgaccGTGGAGGAGCATCTTATTTTTGGCTATTTGTCCTCCGGATGGGGACTCCATAATGATACACTTGTACCCGAAGcaggcccggagatacctgttcgagtaaaCGCTTCTTGAACTAGTTTTGCCACATCAACAAGATCAACCAAGATGTCCTCCTCGGAGATAGTAACAGAGCCCGAGGGTAGACCTGATTTCATAGACAAGGTAGAAGGGATCAATCAAGTTCTTCACATGAAAAATTGAAACACGGTgagtttgaattaccatgatttttggccttctacccgtatttaggggccagttctttccataaGCGAGTTTCACACGTCATAACATCCAAGATCTTCTGGACCCACCGGTCCGAACCTTCAACCATCGGTGGGATCCATCGGGTTGCTAAAATAGACGAAGGATGGTGGATCAATACTGGTATAGAAGAGTatttaataaaagaaatattaaacaaaaagcttacgagtgcggttccaagcggccggaaaggatgaagccgttgccAGAATGATATGGTGGCAACTACAACGAACCATTCCATACATCCACGGTCGTTGTCGTCATTCATGCTAGATAACAGAGTATGGTGGCCACGCTTgtagaggtttatcattcccccgcgaaagatcttgggagaatagagattcattATATGAGCTAAGATTAGCTCTTCTCCCGTCTCCTGGCACAAACACCGAAGGCAAGCAACCGTCCTCCACATAGAAGGACTTAgttgtgccaaacacacctggtagcagaggcaaaactccgcaataaCAGAGTCAAGCTCTCTACTCAAAgagaacgcacccaaagtaaagggatacgtataaaaatatgtaaaactCTCTTTGGGTAGGGTCACTTTCtctgatagatcaggagcaacAATGTCAAAATCGTGACAGCGGTAGTCTTCCTTCATAGCAGGAAGGCTAGAAGGACGGATGAAAGAAGGATACCTACTGACGGCCCATGTGCGAGAGTTAGTAGTAgaaaatttctcttcgaagtcttttgtgGTAACAAGACTTCTAAGGATGATGGAATTAGATGAAGAGAATTAGATGAAGAGAATTAGATGAAGGTAGGATGCAAGTCGAATAAGGGAAGCTTGTAAAATTATGGAAGTATAGGAGagaaggttgatgcgtataagtaaaagtttttACGGATAAATTCATGgacatgattacctcgataaacGGCAGAAGTTGTGCTGAATCATAGAATGACACGTGCTCGggacattaaatgcggagagacgtgcgtctaatcaaccgtcagaagccttcatagagagttatagtaattcccgccaaaagagtgtttctaccaacttcttggtaacacaaagttatgtcatcggaaagcagggggactatctgtatagggtaaaatatactATGACACATGGCCACCCAAAagaggacacgtggaacccaagacaagGGTATGACCGAAGGCAGCTGTTCCGTTTGTCACCGAAAAGAATAACGCTTATAAAGATATGATAAATACTCTTCGCCCgatagcatttaatagagaatatttcaTGGCATTAAGGACGATTACCCGTTACAgggaatttgatatttttattcaccgttatatcttcatcaataaccctcataattgacattaaaagaGGGGCACGATcgtaggacctccttccctagacatagttATAAATaatgagctcagttatcattgtaagagACATGAATTTTCtaacaaacttatgctacattctATTTAAAGTttaatacaatcttatcttcttactttttgattcCATTGCAGTTGTGCCCGGAAACCCTGTTCCCGGAACTGATGTTTCTGTTATTTCGTCTCCAtatcaaggctaagtattgcataattcttcaattactttattatttcaggatcaaattaattcacttgtctaaaaaccacgtataaattcaactgtactgttttacgggtaaatagaaGTACCTGTAACTTAAAAATAATAGCAAAAACCTAAAGAAAAAAGTTAACTATcattagaaaaaaataaagaactaTGATAAAGAAAGGAACGAGAATTGGCAGAACAAAGGAGCAAAGAATTGGAGTTAAAGTAATTAGAATTGGAGTTAAAATCACATTAGGAGAAACGAAACATAAAGAAGACAAAACCTATACCCTTTACGTTGGAGTTGGAAGCGGCAGAAGTTGTGGAAAAAAAGGGACGAAGACAAAATAGGTTATAGGTTGGCGATTTggagttaaaataaaaagaaagtaaagggtaaaatagaattatggaataataagttagggcataattaaatataaaaataaaaaacaatccCACCATACACAAATCAGTTGTTTCAAAAAATGAGACTTTTCATTGTTCCGGAACAAcggatttaacaatacaatacaaccaattttaataaaacaatcaaaacaaatattattttaggataacaatacaatacgatacaatgggtaacaaccatccaaacaagttgttagtaAACTTATAAATTACAGTACAGTACGATACAGTCACactaaataacaaaaatattatttaacaacaTCAAATAATACAATCTATCTAAACTTTGTATCcatataatacaatacaataaagTACAATATAATACATAACGATGGATAACAATAATCCAAATAAAGTGTTATCTAAGATAATTACACCATAAAACTAAGATCAGATATTTTAGAGTGTTTTTTTAAACCTTTATTTCAATAGCATTTTTTGGGAGCAAAAAATACTTTCTTTGCAAAATAATTCTctaaaaaaagattttctttataAAACGCCACAAGATAATTTAGGAAAGAAAATCAGAGTTGCATCGTCATTGCTGACTCACAGATCCAATGATCCCGGGCCACGAGAACAGATTCCGGGCCCAACTGTCGCACGTGAGTAAGGACCCTTTCTCGTGTGAATTTATCAAATTCATCACTCTTTTCACTTTTCTGAAAACAATCAGTTACTCCAACGTTAATGGCAATCGCAGAGGACGCCACCAAAACCGATTCGCGGTTAATCTTCACGTATGGAACCCTAAAGCGCGGATTCCCCAACCATTTCCTGATGGAAAATCTGATCGGCGCCGGCGACGTCGTTTTCGTCGGTGAGTACACGACAGTGGAGACCTTCCCGCTCGTCTGCGGGCCCTACGGAATCCCGTACCTGATCAACATCCCCGGGTTGGGTAACCGGGTCAGGGGCGAGCTCTACAAGGTGAATGGCAGTGGGCTTGGGCCGCTGGACGATCTGGAAGGGATCGAGAGAGGCCATTACGAGAGGCTGCCGTTGACAGTCGCCGGAGACGACGGTGAGACAGTGGCGGCGGAGGCGTACTTCGGGCACCGGAGCTTTGGGGAAGGAATGTGGAAGAGATGCGGAGAATCAGGGTTTGAGGAGTTCACTATAGAAATGGGGGAGAAATATGAGAGGAAAGAAGACAGGCCTCCCAATAATGATTTTCTTCAAAATATCAGAGATTTTATCTCCAACGGGAACTGAGATTGTAATATTCCCCTCTCTTAATTAAACTTTTTAGTTAgataataagaagaaaaaaaacatgATTATGTCATTGTTATTGTTGCTATTATGTCTattgcaaatgctttaaattgTATGGAAATGATTATTGCTGGAAATGCTCTATAACTTTGAAGTCTATGGCGTAGAAGTCTAATAACCTGTTTgttcttagttttttttttttcaaaataagtaTTCTTTTTTCAAAGTTGGAGCCaagcaagaaaaaaaaaatactattcagaagaaacagaagcagttttttaaaataaaaaaaatagtttttattaaaaaaatacttttttgaaatgTACTTTTGAGAGAAATACActtagaaattatttttaaaagtttggtcaaacactaattgttgttcaaaagtattttttaaattaattagttaaatacaAACTGATTTTTACCAAAAGTATTTCCGAGGAAAGCAAAGTTGAGAAAAAGCGCTAATTTTTGCATGGCCAAACAGCTATAAATTCTGTTTGTTTTTTCTGTAATTATTTGGATTACTATTGCCGAAACATTATTTGCTTGTATGCATATTCGAATAGTTAGTTTCGTTCCACcaattttttactttcttttaaaaAGAATGACCAATATGATGAAATACAATAATCgatctattttaaaaaaaatctattGGCGATGCCCATTATTCATAAACTAGTAGAGTACTATTTATTATGTCACTATTATAAGAAATTTATATACAGGTAAGATTAAGCGATAAAACACAAACATAATTTTAAGTTAGAGTTAAGCAAATGTACCATTCAACTTCATTGATGTGATATCGTCATATGGTATATTGGCAATTCCTGCAATTTATGTATTTTCTCAACTTAAAATCCCACTATTCCTTTTGAAATGCGTGGAATATGACTACTGCATCATAACTGGATCTCCGTAAACGGACAGAAAGCTAACAACCCAATACAACACGAGATACAAGAAACCCCATAGATTCTTAATTCAGCCCAAGATAGGGCCACTGGTAGACACATTTGTTAACTTAAGGCTCATCTACATTACCATTTTCAATAGTTGGACTTGGCACAGGTACAAATATTCCGAATAGAAAATAAGATGAAAGAAGGAAGTTGTCAGAGAGACTTAcggcctgtttggccaagcttctaaaatcagcttatttcgAAAAGTGTTTTtcttaaaagtacttttaaaaaaagtatttttggtgagaaacaatttgtatttggctaattaatttgaaaaatacttttgatcaGTAATTAATGTTTGTCCAATCTTTTGAAAACTGCTtgtaagtgtatttttctcaaaagtgctttcggagagaagttatttttttctgcttctcaaaaactgtttctgcttctcaaaaatattttttttccttccaaaaacTTAGttaaacacctcaatttttggtCAAAAGTATTTTGGGccaaaaaagcacttttggcccaaCATAAAGcgtggccaaacaggctattataGTTTATTAGAATTCATACGATTTTGGCCCCAAAAAAGGACCATAATGGAAACAAAAGACCTATAGAGATTTGTTGGAGTCTTTATAGTTTGTTTAGAAATTTTAATCTCAATAGAATACGCATAGTTTCTATAATCCAAAAGCAAGAATGAGATTGATGCTTCGAATGCTCACTTTTCAGGAGCTATGTTAGAAGAAGCTACGGCACTTTTGGAAGGGAGAATTAGACTAGGTTGTCACTGTATAGAAAAAGAAGTATACTAGGTTGTCAAAAAAAGTATACTAGGTTGTCACTGTATAGAAAAAGAAGTATAACCGTTGagtaataaaaatataaagtaaTGCATATGAAGCGAAATACATAGTGAGAATTCATACAATTGATCTCAACTAATTTGGATGGTGGCATTGCTATAGCACTTAGATACATATATAAATTAGGAATGAATGCACAGAGATGGTAAAACTTAGTTCTAGCAGTATTAACGAATAACCCATCTTTACTGGATTCAAATCACCAAAAAGTTATGCGTTCTCTTTTCAGGGTTCTATGGGATTCAAACCACCGAAAACTTAGATACGGTGATCCATTCATTATACAGTCAAAACTTTCATAACTTTATTccgttattttttttttattatattaaaatattGTTATAGTAACATATATTATAAATAGAACTTCAAAAATTATGTGCAGCAACAATTTCATTATTATAGTGAAGTACTATCATAAAAGATGACTTTATAGAGAAATTTGATTATATTATTAAATTAAACAACCTTATGTTTATTAATCCATCCATCAAAAAGAATCACTGTTATTACTTCGGAACGAAACAATTAGTTccattaaaaatggataataGTTCCTTCCATCCAACAAGAATCACAATATTACTACAGTTCTACTTGGGAATTAACACAATATTACTACAGTTCCACTTGGCAATTAACACATTTATTGCTATTAGATGATTTGATCTTATAAACATTTTATACATCATTTATGCATATATACCTCCAAAACCCACAGAAAATTCATCCAATACTAAGGAATTTGAGAGTTCCTATAGGTGAGAAATAATGACAAGATCAATGTATGGGTTAATGTATGGGTTAAAATTATTTAGCGACAGTTGGATGAATGACGAGATGACACGTGTAACTGAAGACATGTAAAATATGAGTCAGCAAAGAGTTGGCACCGAATACAAACAAGTGACTGGTGCTGAATAAATTTCGAAGGTATTGGAACCGAGAACGCAAATTTGAAAGGGTGACATCGGTTAAAAAAGGCAGCATCCAATGAGCAGCCGTTACAAAGAATCTCTGTATTAATGTTCGACTGTTATGCAATTATCAATAAggattttattctcattcaagaagaGCTTGATTTGAGGATCTTGTCTCCCTTAATAGAGCTATAAATAGGAGAATTTGTATCCATAGTTGGAGACGAAAAATCATCTATACTCAAAGGCTAAAAGTTGCTCTTACTTTTTAAGTTATTCTCTTTCTTTTACTCTTAACTCTGTCCTTATCATTGCTTCCGAAAAAGTTAGATCCACAGCCAAACTTGTATTTTGTTCAAGTTATTTTACTTGTATTTTGTtcaagttattttaataattttatttttgttcttatcATTTCCATATtattggatcaaattaattcacgtgtCGATAAATCACGTTACAAATCCAATtgtatcgttttac
This sequence is a window from Nicotiana tomentosiformis chromosome 5, ASM39032v3, whole genome shotgun sequence. Protein-coding genes within it:
- the LOC104117475 gene encoding putative gamma-glutamylcyclotransferase At3g02910; this translates as MAIAEDATKTDSRLIFTYGTLKRGFPNHFLMENLIGAGDVVFVGEYTTVETFPLVCGPYGIPYLINIPGLGNRVRGELYKVNGSGLGPLDDLEGIERGHYERLPLTVAGDDGETVAAEAYFGHRSFGEGMWKRCGESGFEEFTIEMGEKYERKEDRPPNNDFLQNIRDFISNGN